A single genomic interval of Roseomonas aeriglobus harbors:
- the hisI gene encoding phosphoribosyl-AMP cyclohydrolase — protein MTDPREAGPDLNPKYDAAGLITAVATDAATGEVLMLAHMNAEALVATLESGEATFWSRSRGKLWRKGETSGHVLRVVELRIDCDQDAVWLRVDPAGPACHTGARSCFYRRIEGGRLVADE, from the coding sequence ATGACCGATCCGCGTGAAGCCGGCCCCGACCTCAACCCCAAATATGACGCCGCCGGTCTGATCACCGCGGTCGCAACCGACGCCGCGACGGGCGAGGTGCTGATGCTGGCGCACATGAACGCCGAAGCGCTGGTCGCAACGCTGGAGAGTGGGGAGGCGACCTTCTGGTCGCGTTCGCGCGGAAAACTGTGGAGAAAGGGCGAAACCTCCGGTCACGTCCTTCGCGTCGTCGAGCTGCGTATCGATTGCGACCAGGATGCCGTCTGGCTGCGCGTCGACCCTGCGGGCCCTGCCTGCCACACCGGCGCGCGCAGCTGTTTCTACCGCCGGATCGAAGGCGGACGATTGGTCGCCGACGAATGA
- a CDS encoding glycosyltransferase family 2 protein, with amino-acid sequence MTLPSLAAALIVRNEARCLKRCLDSVSPWVDRIVVVDTGSNDETVTIARACGAAVSHFIWVDDFAAARNRSLDLADADWTLVIDADEAIVAGGEQLRTWCQGVPRIGAIAQDNHGRDGAVHRNWISRLVPRGARFAGRVHEQIESGLPRVRSPIVVDHDGYLAERLAEKSERNRPLLLTSLAERPDDGYLLFQLGRDAEVAGEYAGANDWYARALVTTPPTANWRHALVLGAISSLAAAGRLDDAMALADGEFTHWHHSPDFFFVLGNLMLDRAIADPAQAVAEWLPLAQGAWERCLAIGDQPLLEGSVAGRGSHLARHNLALIAPMLGKRAA; translated from the coding sequence ATGACGCTTCCCAGCCTTGCCGCCGCCCTGATCGTCCGAAACGAGGCGCGCTGCCTGAAACGCTGCCTCGACAGTGTGAGCCCGTGGGTCGATCGGATCGTCGTCGTCGACACCGGATCGAACGATGAGACGGTCACGATCGCACGCGCGTGCGGTGCCGCGGTTTCGCATTTTATATGGGTCGACGACTTCGCCGCAGCCCGGAACCGGTCGCTCGACCTTGCCGACGCTGACTGGACGCTCGTCATCGATGCCGATGAGGCGATCGTGGCGGGCGGGGAGCAGCTGCGCACCTGGTGTCAGGGCGTCCCGCGGATCGGCGCCATTGCGCAGGACAATCACGGGCGCGACGGGGCGGTTCACCGCAACTGGATCAGCCGTCTGGTCCCGCGCGGCGCGCGATTTGCCGGCCGAGTGCATGAGCAGATCGAGTCGGGCCTGCCCCGCGTGCGCAGTCCGATCGTCGTCGATCATGACGGGTATCTGGCGGAGCGATTGGCGGAAAAGAGCGAACGTAACCGCCCGTTGCTGCTCACGTCGCTCGCCGAGCGGCCCGATGACGGCTATCTTCTGTTTCAGCTCGGCCGCGATGCGGAGGTGGCAGGCGAGTATGCGGGCGCAAACGACTGGTATGCGCGCGCCCTCGTAACGACTCCCCCCACGGCCAACTGGCGGCACGCGTTGGTGCTGGGGGCGATCTCCAGCCTGGCGGCCGCGGGGCGTCTCGACGACGCCATGGCGCTCGCCGACGGTGAATTCACCCATTGGCACCATTCTCCCGATTTCTTCTTCGTCCTTGGCAATCTGATGCTCGACCGGGCGATCGCCGACCCGGCACAGGCGGTGGCCGAGTGGCTGCCGCTGGCGCAAGGCGCGTGGGAACGGTGCCTGGCCATCGGCGACCAGCCGCTGCTGGAGGGCAGCGTGGCCGGGCGCGGGAGCCATCTCGCCCGCCACAATCTCGCACTGATCGCTCCGATGCTGGGGAAACGCGCGGCCTGA
- a CDS encoding Rho termination factor N-terminal domain-containing protein — translation MAKDHGSQIKDDKLYEDLRDDGMSKEKAARIANAKAGGTLDHNSTRLEDRTKDELYDEAKEIGIEGRSDMSKDELVKAIRGHK, via the coding sequence ATGGCCAAGGATCACGGATCGCAGATCAAGGACGACAAGCTCTACGAAGACCTGCGCGACGACGGCATGTCGAAGGAGAAGGCCGCGCGGATCGCCAATGCGAAAGCGGGCGGGACGCTCGATCACAACAGCACCCGCCTGGAAGATCGCACCAAGGACGAGCTGTACGACGAGGCGAAGGAGATCGGGATCGAAGGGCGGTCGGACATGTCGAAGGACGAATTGGTGAAGGCGATTCGCGGACATAAGTGA
- a CDS encoding amidophosphoribosyltransferase, with protein MFTTHPFDDDKLREECGIFGVSGAEGAAALVALGLHALQHRGQEAAGITSFDGRAFHTHRAMGHVAGNFDRDDVIRALAGNTACGHVRYSTTGETSLRNVQPLYAELASGGFAVAHNGNISNAMRIRRDLIRSGSIFQSTSDTETIIHLVATSSYRTLIDKFIDALKQLEGAYSLICMTPEGMIACRDPLGIRPLVMGKLGDSVIFASETVALDVVGAEFIRSVEPGELVIVKGTDVSSHRPFAPQAARPCIFEWVYFSRPDSIADDHSVYSVRKAIGAQLAIEAPTDADLVIPVPDSGVPAAIGYAQQSGVPFELGIIRSHYVGRTFIQPGDKVRHLGVKLKHNANGALIKGKKVVLIDDSIVRGTTSLKIVQMMREAGAAEVHMRIASPPTRHSCFYGVDTPERSKLLAATHDLEAMRTYIQADSLAFVTIDGLYKALGSPDRPKVKPGYCDACFTGDYPTTLTDQDESGTPVDQFALLEERVG; from the coding sequence ATGTTCACGACCCATCCGTTCGATGACGACAAGCTGCGCGAGGAGTGCGGCATCTTCGGCGTATCCGGTGCGGAGGGGGCAGCCGCCCTCGTTGCACTGGGCCTTCACGCGCTGCAGCACCGGGGCCAGGAAGCCGCCGGAATCACCAGCTTCGATGGCCGCGCGTTCCATACGCATCGCGCGATGGGCCATGTCGCGGGCAATTTCGATCGCGACGACGTGATCCGCGCGCTGGCGGGGAACACCGCCTGCGGGCACGTGCGCTATTCGACGACCGGCGAGACCTCGCTGCGCAACGTCCAGCCGCTCTATGCCGAACTGGCGAGCGGCGGCTTCGCGGTCGCGCATAACGGCAATATTTCCAACGCGATGCGTATCCGCCGCGACCTGATACGGTCGGGATCGATCTTCCAGTCGACGTCGGATACCGAAACGATCATCCACCTGGTCGCAACCTCGAGCTACCGCACGCTGATCGACAAGTTCATCGATGCACTGAAGCAGCTCGAAGGCGCCTATTCGCTGATCTGCATGACGCCCGAGGGCATGATCGCCTGCCGCGACCCGCTGGGCATCCGCCCGCTCGTCATGGGCAAGCTCGGCGACAGCGTGATCTTCGCCTCCGAAACGGTCGCCCTCGACGTCGTGGGCGCCGAGTTCATCCGCTCGGTCGAGCCGGGCGAGCTGGTGATCGTCAAGGGCACCGACGTCAGCTCACACCGACCCTTCGCGCCCCAGGCGGCGCGGCCGTGCATCTTCGAATGGGTCTATTTCTCCCGCCCCGATTCGATCGCCGACGACCATTCGGTCTATTCGGTGCGCAAGGCGATCGGCGCGCAGCTGGCGATCGAAGCACCGACCGATGCCGATCTGGTCATTCCCGTCCCCGATTCGGGCGTGCCGGCCGCGATCGGCTATGCCCAGCAGTCGGGCGTGCCGTTCGAGCTCGGCATCATCCGCTCGCACTATGTCGGGCGCACCTTCATCCAGCCGGGCGACAAGGTCCGGCATCTTGGCGTCAAGCTGAAGCACAACGCCAACGGAGCGCTAATCAAGGGCAAGAAGGTGGTGCTGATCGACGATTCGATCGTGCGCGGCACGACGTCGCTAAAGATCGTGCAGATGATGCGCGAGGCTGGCGCGGCCGAGGTGCATATGCGTATCGCCTCGCCGCCGACGCGGCATTCGTGCTTTTACGGCGTCGATACGCCCGAGCGGTCGAAGCTGCTGGCGGCGACCCATGATCTGGAAGCGATGCGGACGTATATCCAGGCCGACAGCCTGGCGTTCGTCACCATCGATGGCCTGTACAAGGCGCTGGGCAGCCCGGACCGCCCGAAGGTCAAGCCCGGCTATTGCGACGCCTGCTTCACCGGCGACTATCCGACGACCCTGACCGACCAGGACGAAAGCGGCACGCCCGTCGACCAGTTCGCCCTGCTCGAAGAGCGGGTCGGCTGA
- a CDS encoding SDR family NAD(P)-dependent oxidoreductase, whose product MTDTNLAGRLALVTGASRGIGAATALALGKAGAHVVLTARTPGGLEEVEDAIHASGGSATIAPLDLSEGDGIPRLAAAIGERWDALDILMLNAAQLGSLSPVSAFDPKELAKTLTLNVSAQAALIGSFDAMLRRSQHGRVIGLTSSVARSARAYWGMYGASKAAFENLLLSYAEEVKALSKTRVAIVDPGATRTKMRARAYPGEDPTSVKAPEVVAERILALLGEEYETGTFVRVD is encoded by the coding sequence ATGACCGACACCAACCTCGCCGGCCGACTGGCGCTCGTCACCGGGGCCAGCCGCGGGATCGGCGCCGCGACCGCGCTCGCACTGGGCAAGGCCGGCGCGCATGTCGTGCTGACCGCGCGAACGCCCGGCGGGCTGGAAGAGGTCGAGGATGCGATCCATGCATCTGGCGGCAGCGCGACGATCGCGCCGCTCGATCTGAGCGAGGGCGATGGGATCCCGCGGCTCGCGGCGGCGATCGGCGAACGCTGGGACGCGCTCGACATCCTGATGCTGAACGCAGCACAGCTGGGCTCGCTGTCGCCGGTGTCGGCGTTCGATCCGAAGGAACTGGCCAAGACGCTGACGCTGAACGTCAGCGCACAGGCGGCGCTGATCGGGTCGTTCGACGCCATGCTCCGCCGCTCGCAGCACGGCCGCGTCATCGGCCTGACGTCGAGCGTCGCGCGGTCCGCACGCGCCTATTGGGGGATGTACGGGGCGTCGAAGGCGGCGTTCGAGAACCTGCTGCTGAGTTATGCCGAAGAAGTGAAGGCGTTGAGCAAGACGCGCGTCGCGATCGTCGATCCGGGCGCCACGCGCACCAAGATGCGCGCGCGGGCCTATCCGGGGGAGGATCCGACCAGCGTGAAGGCGCCGGAAGTGGTGGCAGAACGCATCCTGGCGCTGCTGGGCGAGGAGTATGAGACGGGGACGTTCGTTCGGGTGGACTAA